A single window of Microbacterium croceum DNA harbors:
- a CDS encoding DapH/DapD/GlmU-related protein, which yields MGKNYIDIENDQGATLRYRKHANGRGLVAHGAKVHPQAHIEAGAYIEPGARIGAGATIARGAWIEPDAVIGEGAHIEAHAHIGQGAAIGDNAYVGVRTDVGAGARIVRGARIGDDETVAAGLTVATNPKGLWLAA from the coding sequence GTGGGCAAGAACTACATCGACATCGAGAACGACCAGGGCGCCACGCTGCGGTATCGCAAGCACGCGAACGGTCGCGGTCTGGTCGCGCACGGCGCGAAGGTGCACCCGCAGGCGCACATCGAAGCCGGCGCCTACATCGAACCGGGTGCGCGCATCGGCGCCGGGGCGACGATCGCACGGGGTGCGTGGATCGAACCGGATGCCGTGATCGGCGAAGGGGCGCACATCGAGGCGCACGCCCACATCGGCCAGGGCGCGGCGATCGGCGACAACGCGTATGTCGGCGTCCGCACCGACGTCGGCGCCGGTGCCCGCATCGTCCGAGGAGCCCGCATCGGCGACGACGAGACAGTCGCGGCCGGTCTCACGGTGGCCACGAACCCCAAGGGTCTCTGGCTCGCCGCCTGA
- a CDS encoding LuxR C-terminal-related transcriptional regulator gives MADRVRVVIVDDHSIFRSGLRADLDDSVDVVGEAADVPSAIAVIRETVPDIVLLDVHLPGGSGDDASGGEAVIRGSAPTTSKFLALSVSDAASDVVRVIRAGARGYITKGSSGVEVSSAVHAVAGGDAVFSPRLAGFVLDAFGAVSGETATANDELDRLSAREQEVMRLIARGYAYKEVAAELFISIKTVETHVSAVLRKLQLSSRHELTAWASERRLL, from the coding sequence GTGGCTGACCGCGTGCGCGTGGTGATCGTCGACGATCACTCGATCTTCCGCTCCGGCCTCCGCGCCGACCTCGACGACAGCGTCGACGTGGTGGGGGAAGCAGCCGACGTGCCCTCCGCGATCGCTGTGATCCGTGAGACGGTTCCCGACATCGTGCTGCTCGACGTGCACCTTCCCGGTGGCAGCGGTGATGACGCCAGTGGTGGGGAAGCCGTGATCCGCGGCAGCGCGCCCACGACGTCGAAGTTCCTCGCACTCAGCGTCTCGGACGCGGCGTCCGACGTGGTGCGGGTCATCCGTGCCGGTGCGCGCGGCTACATCACCAAGGGGTCGTCGGGCGTCGAGGTCAGCAGCGCTGTGCATGCGGTGGCCGGCGGCGATGCGGTGTTCTCGCCGCGGCTGGCGGGCTTCGTCCTCGACGCATTCGGCGCGGTGTCGGGGGAGACCGCGACCGCGAACGACGAGCTCGACCGGCTCTCCGCGCGAGAGCAGGAGGTCATGCGCCTCATCGCCCGCGGTTACGCCTACAAGGAGGTCGCCGCGGAACTGTTCATCTCGATCAAGACGGTCGAGACGCACGTGTCCGCAGTGCTGCGCAAACTGCAGCTCTCCTCACGGCATGAACTGACGGCGTGGGCCTCGGAGCGGCGGCTGCTGTAG
- a CDS encoding ATP-binding protein produces MSSSAPPASARPPRVAAPPRPALTRDRECLVSGVSAGLARHLGAPVWMIRALFIALTLCGGAGVLLYAWCWVFTPWTDAAPDTVADGTEGEPAAAASAGGSAPSRRVPVAWILLAPAALGVLILASWSVGGSPTGSVLSQAPAVLTATASVVLATAAGLWATLIDRTDTARGPRHTTVVRILAVALLVVLFFVLLSRATGGIQFLIALLPLAGILAVASSTLIHRWRDLAGERTRRIREEQRSEMAAHLHDSVLQTLALIQNRAGASSEAARLARAQERELRAWLYDGDAPADSDLPTDLRDYAGALELDYPVRIDVVSAGLSAERASGELAAAAREAMVNAARHAGGEISVYIEGSASGVDVFIRDRGAGFDLDTVPSDRLGVRQSIIGRMRRAGGSATVRSTDSGTEVHLTFTTTGENRG; encoded by the coding sequence ATGTCCTCTTCCGCGCCGCCCGCCTCCGCGCGCCCTCCCCGTGTCGCCGCGCCTCCGCGCCCGGCGCTCACCAGGGACCGCGAATGCCTGGTCTCGGGCGTCAGCGCGGGCCTTGCGCGTCACCTCGGCGCACCGGTGTGGATGATCCGCGCGCTCTTCATTGCGCTCACCCTGTGCGGCGGCGCGGGAGTGCTCCTGTATGCCTGGTGCTGGGTGTTCACGCCGTGGACGGATGCCGCGCCAGACACGGTCGCTGACGGCACCGAGGGTGAGCCTGCGGCGGCTGCGTCGGCAGGCGGGTCCGCTCCGTCCCGACGGGTGCCGGTGGCCTGGATCCTGCTGGCACCGGCCGCACTCGGGGTGCTGATCCTCGCGTCGTGGTCGGTGGGCGGGAGTCCCACCGGCAGTGTGCTCTCGCAGGCGCCGGCTGTGCTGACGGCGACGGCATCCGTGGTCCTCGCGACGGCTGCAGGGCTGTGGGCGACGCTGATCGATCGCACCGACACCGCTCGCGGCCCCCGGCACACCACCGTGGTCCGTATCCTCGCGGTCGCGTTGCTCGTGGTGCTCTTCTTCGTGCTGCTGTCTCGCGCCACTGGCGGCATCCAGTTCCTGATCGCGCTGCTGCCGCTGGCCGGCATCCTGGCTGTCGCCTCATCGACGCTCATCCATCGCTGGCGGGATCTCGCCGGGGAGCGCACCCGCCGTATCCGCGAAGAGCAGCGCAGCGAGATGGCCGCGCACCTGCACGACTCGGTGCTGCAGACACTCGCACTGATCCAGAACCGGGCGGGAGCCTCGAGCGAGGCGGCTCGCTTGGCCAGGGCGCAGGAGCGCGAGCTGCGTGCCTGGCTGTACGACGGAGATGCACCCGCCGACAGCGACCTGCCCACCGACCTGCGCGACTACGCGGGCGCGCTCGAGCTCGACTATCCGGTGCGGATCGACGTGGTCTCCGCCGGATTGTCGGCGGAGCGCGCGAGCGGGGAGCTGGCCGCGGCGGCGCGGGAGGCGATGGTGAATGCCGCACGGCACGCGGGTGGAGAGATCTCGGTCTACATCGAGGGCAGCGCCTCGGGCGTCGACGTCTTCATCCGCGACCGCGGCGCCGGGTTCGACCTCGACACGGTTCCGAGTGATCGGCTCGGTGTCCGACAGTCGATCATCGGACGCATGCGCCGCGCCGGAGGCAGTGCCACCGTGCGCAGCACCGACAGCGGCACCGAGGTGCACCTGACCTTCACGACGACGGGGGAGAACCGTGGCTGA